TGTGCAAATTCGAGATTCATGTTTCTAGCTGTTCTTTTCTAAATCGCTGCAATTTTGAATCAGAAAATGCCATTGTTGGCATTAACCTTTTCAATACTTTAATACTGGCAGAATCTCCTCTATTTGTGGAGCACGATAACTGCAGTACTAAGGTCAACATTGCTGGCATACCTGGCAAGATTAGGTTGTGAAAAAGTGTCTGAGAGGGTGGAGGATCGATTCTCACGATCATAAAAGTCTGGGTCTGGAAAATCGAGTTTATCGGGAGTGTCGTGTCCCGGGAGGGGTGGAGAATTGGGAGAAACCTGGGAAAATTGGGAGCGTGTGCAGTGATCACTGCAGGGTGGAACGTAACAGACCAGGCAGTTACGTAAACAGGTTTGATGCGCTGATTAATTTCACCTGTTTCTTGCTCCCTGGGGTAGATATAAAttggtgtgatgtcattcactCATATTCAGCTAGAATAATCCATGAATGATCAGCTTCACAGCCTAGTGAGCCCGAACCGCTCCTGCCTGCACCCCAGCCTCTCCATTCATGCAGAAAGGATGGATTGCATGCTGTACTTCCTTAGAACGCTGCTCTTTCACCCAACCCGACCTGAATGTTTCACAGATGATGATCCCGTTCCCTTACTGGCCATTTTCATGTGGTTCTGTCACCCAGAGTGTTTCGCGAAACACATGATGtgcttgtcatttttttttttatattctagTGTCCCTTTCAGAAGCATTTGCCGTCATGAATCCTCTCTGTGGGACCAGTTAAATGCTTAAGGTTCTGTTTGCTCATTTTAGACACttatttaattataaatgtttaaacaCTTAGCGTGAGCACAAACCGTTGGAAGCAAGGGTTCTGGGGATAGAAAAAAGAAATTTCACAAGGTAGGATCTTTGTGAGATAAACACATTTATTAGATAAAATATAAAGGCTCTTGAATACAAATATACTATTCGAGCTAGGTGGAAATCACAGCGTGGAAGTAATTGAAGAACATCCTGTTCACTGGTACAAAGCTGATTCTACTGTATGTCCTCTTATGCTTCAGCTCTGAAAGCTCaatcaaaatggcagaagagcATGGCGGTTAATCTGCTTTACGTGACGTTGAGCAGGTAGACCACACGCGAGGCGGCACAGACGTGACAAAATGAAACATATTTTTATGCAGAAATATAATTAGTAGATCACCTATGGGGCTTTGACCTCTGTAGGGTTGGATTTCCAAGCTGGAGAAGAAGTTACATAATTAAAAACACGCCAACAATTATCAGTTACACTATATGTACACAtgtaaaattaagaaaaaaattaattttatcCAACTGCATACCTTCATATTTGACTGCATCAGTAACATGGCTTTGTGTTGTAGTTTTAGACATGCACTTGAACAAATCctgaccaggattttgtttcaaccagccagttcagtactctgtgaatgtgactcttcatactcaacCGGTTGGCTCAAACAAAACCCTGGTTGGGATTTGTACTTTCAGGACTTGGACTTTCcacctcttctttttttttttttgttatcacCTCAGATAGATGATGTCTGATGGTCTGTCCAAGCACCGGAGTCCTGCATTACAATTACATCCAGTGTGAGCGATTCACCTCGGGAGCGGAGCCAGTGCTAATCAGCAGAGAACAAGGTGGCGAATGaaaacagggagcagaggagagTGGGAGTCAGTGCCGGTCCGCCGCTCAGCGTAGACACCTCACtgcaggggctggggggggggcgggcctTTGCTCTTATTTTGGGGGGGGACATCAAGGTACCTTGAATCTGAATGGGGCAACAACAGAGTGAGCAGCGTGTTAATGGTAGCGGGTATAAGGACAGACGCCAAATCTAACTTCAATGATGAGAAATGGAAATTTGCGTCAAGTAGGCCGTGGTGGTGTTACGGTATATTGAGATCTGCGGGTCTTAtcatgacaccccccccccccctcacaacccCAGTGAATTTTAATTGCCAAATTTTCAAAATAGTGCTGGTTTTGAAAATACTATTGCAACACTGTACCCCGTGGTATAATGTCTGGGCATATAATGATATGAGAAATGACATGCTACCCAAGGgatgccaactttggtcagctggctggcacaagtccagacacatgcacacacatttacatgtatgtaacagatGTATTACCTTGGAAATAgactgtagggtttgcaaactatccCAACGCTTtcgatgtagctaattttaggttttcaatggaataatatagattcgTCGTAACATTTCTTGCGTGAAAGTGTGAGTTGGCGACCCTGAGCTGGGTATCAGGGGCCCACCATGCCGCGCCGCGTCGCCCCGCATGACCCCTGGCATCTCTCACCGACCACTCATCCTGGCTGTGCTTAGAGCATCGCAGGTTCATCGGCAGCTGCAGCACCACTTCGTTGAAGGCCTTGCCCCTCTTCTTCGACCACTTGAACTTGTCCATGGCCTCCGTGAACGACAGGTTGCTGTAGCGCCGCGGGCTTTTGATGTAGAACGGCCAGGTCCTTCGCGGGAGAGACACGGCGAGTGAGTGCCGCAGACCTTACAGATTCAGAGCGGCCAGTTCTCCGTGACGCTGCCGGAAAGCGGCATTTTTTTGGAAAAAGTCGTGCTTGCTGAAACTGATCAAGCTAAACAGACACTTTCTGCAGTTACGTTATCTTGCTGGGAAAGTCTGTGTCAAGCAGCCTAATTACGGACGTTGCTGGTTCTCAGCACTCCCCTGGTTTTTTCCCcttacaaaaacattttttccttTCTTCACAAGTGCATGTTtggggtagggggtgggggtgggcagcAAAAAGGAGCTTTGTAACCTAATCTGTTTGGAGTGGTTCAGCCTGACCTATACAGATCGCTCCGCTCCCGCCAACGGGCACAAAAGGGAGAATGGGCAGGTGCATTAACCCGAGCCTCATAAGGCTCTTGTTTCTAGGCCCCTCGCTTGCCGGCATTATTCCCAGGATCGGCACTGACCCCACCGCCTGTCTTACGGGCCCGGCTGGCCGCTGTTGCTGCCAGGAATGCCTGAAATGTCCCGTAATTGCTATTCAGGTCTGGTTCCTGGGCCCAGAAGGAAGAGACACTCTAAATTCAATGGGCCCGGCCCGAGTTCGCGATGGTCACCCGTCCTTTGTTGCGGGGAACACTGGCGGGGATCAGATGCCTCACAGAGACCCGGCTTTGCCCCAAGCACCGATTTCCTCCCCTGGAGCAGAAAGGCAGACCAAAGGCAGACCAAAGGCAGACCAAAGGCAGACCAAAGTGTCGCGTTTAGTATCCTGATAAATCAGTGACTTCAGGAGACCTGTGTTGTTGTACAGGTATTCCAGGCATCAATATTGCATTGATGGATCTATTTTTGAGCAGCTTTTACAGCTCTGCTGTACCACGGCAATGAATGTGTTGCACTCTCCTGAAAATACTGACCACAAGCTGTTAGGTTCCAAGATCTTGTATATTCTTGTAAGAATTCTTTTTACTTTACTGCCAGCAAACTCTTTTCATAAGTTCAAAGCAGAAAAGGAACTGAATGATTCCAGACTCCGACAGTGTTGTGAGTAATTctacaaaggaaaaaaaaacctattgCCACATGTTTAAATTCTATTGCAAActatctccatccatccatccatccatccattttccaacccgtttatccttctgggtcactgggggtccggagcctatcctggaaggtATGGGCACGAGGcggagaacaacccaggatggggggccagcccatctcagggcacactcacacacctgtcactcacacatgctcacctatgggcaatttagtaacccCAATCAacttcagcatgtctttggactgtggggggaaaatggacaacgacacggggagaacatgcaaactccacacacatggaacccaggcagagacacaaacccaggtcccagaggcgtGCAAACTATCTCCAAGTGTAAAAATGAACTAATctctgtctgggggggggggcacctggtgGCGTTCACATCTATTGCAGGAGTTTCACAGTTAAGGAGTCTGCAGCAAGCATGACCCATGTGTTATTACAGCTGTTTTTATGAAACGTTTATTTTGagcttaaaatattttatttaaatgtagtCACACTGACAGGTGTGTAACAGGCGTGATCCAGAGTGAAGGGCAGCACACTGACAGGCATGTAACAGGCATGATCCAGCGTGTAGGGCAGCACACTGACAGGCATGTAACAGGCGTGATCCAGCGTGTAGGGCAGCACACTGACAGGCATGTAACAGGCGTGATCCAGCATGTAGGGCAGCACACTGACAGGCGTGATCCAGCGTGTAGGGCAGCACACTGACAGGCGTGTAACAGGCGTGATCCAGCGTGTAGAGCAGCACACTGACAGGTGTGTAACAGGCGTGATCCAGCGTGTAGGGCAGCACACTGACAGGCTTGTAACAGGCGTGATCCAGCGTGTAGGGCAGCACACTGACAGGCGTGTAACAGGCGTGATCCAGCGTGTAGGGCAGCACACTGGCAGGCATGTAACAGGCGTGATCCAGCGTGTAGGGCAGCACACTGACAGGCATGTAACAGGCGTGATCCAGCGTGTAGGGCAGCACACTGACAGGCGTGTAACAGGCGTGATCCATCGTGTAGGGCAGCACACTGACAGGCGTGTTAGCAGGCAGAAATGACACAGGTGTTGTGTTATGTGTTGATGTTATGACCCAGAATGTCAAACTGCACACTCACGTGACGGGTTCCTGGATCTTTTTTACACCAATGAACTTTAGCTGGCCAGAGATTTCCGGAAGGCTCTCGCATCTGGCGAGGTTAATCCTTGGGTAATACAGCATGTAGGACAGACACATCTCATCCCTGGTGCTTAGCCCGCCCTGTGGAGATGTGGGGCACAGAATTAGGCAAGAAAGACACCAATCTGGTCACGTCATGGAAAAGAAACACTCACAAttaagaatattttattttccaaGAAATATCCAAATATCAGTAAACGACATACCATGcttgtaaaatgtttttaaattctGTAAAATGAACCAagggcattttttttcttaacatctaatgtaggacaatctttaaatatttaaatacttaTGTAAAGCTGTTCTTTCATGCCACTAAAAATTTTTGCAGTAATGCGCTATTAAGGATCAGCACATTTTGTGGACTAATGTAACTTCTTTAGAgctttagagagagagagagagagagagagagagtggcaCCACCCTCTGGACAAATATGATATGGCATGGAGTAGTTCTCATGGaacaaatacatttcaaaatattatgCATGTTAATTATTTCACTTACACAGCTGATCAACAGTGTCTTATGTTAGTGGCTTAATATTCCATTGTGAAGTAACGATGGAACAATCCTCATGAATAACAAAATAAGTGGGACAAGCACACAACATTCTTCTGTTGTAAAACTGCCTTTCTGATGTTTCTCTTAGAAACAGAGCCAGCAGCGGCAAACAGCTTTATCAGCCGTGTCCAGCCGCAGCCCCGTGTTTGCAGACAGGCTGTTCAGCCAAGAACAGGCAGTGCTTCAGTCCGAAAGCACTTAGTGGCAGAATTGCGGGAGAATGACTGCAAGACTCACATCTCCAGCATAAGCTGACTTAATACAAGTATTTAGAAAGACAAAATCAAAAGTATATTAATGCAATCTGTTGACACTGATGCAGAACAGTGCCAACAAGGATGGGGAGCATTAATGCATGCTGGGGTTAAGGTCGTAACCAACGTTTGCAGTTGCAACGAAAGGCTACAGGGCGCAAAATTTGCAAGATCTGAGCAGCTTTGAAGTTCCAAGGAACAGCacagaaaacaataaataaattaaatggcAGTCCTGCCCGTTCCGAAGCCCCCTCCCTACCAGACGGGAAACCAGATGTTAGAGACAAGCTAATTTGAATAGTATGGAATGGCAGCCGGCAGCTGAGctccaaaacaaataaatgatatAACAGACACTGCCAATTAAGGGAAAAAACAGAGGACAGGCTGCATTGTTACTGTGGGATGGATCAACCTAATATAACCCGCAAAGAAGGTTCTAGAAGGCCAGCGTACATGTTTGTAATAAATGCAACAAGCAGACATTCCTGAGGACAAACTGTAGACAGCGCTTACCCAAGTCATGTTCTCCCTGCCTTCTGTGTTATACTTGCACTCTGTGATCAAACTGTCGCCCTGCGGATGAGAGAATGGTCAGGGAGTCATTTGGTCACTCCACACCCATCCGTAGCGGAAGGATGGAGAAGCAACAGCATTTTAGCTACAGCATTCTCAACATTTTAGCAGGGTGGGACTTTGAGATCTTGAACTGAACATGACATGCAATTCAAAATATATCATCAAATTCTGGAAAAAGAGTAATTTTAAGTAGTCGTATGTTTTAAGGAAGCAACCAGGAacacatttttttgtgcttCAAGGAGGTGCTCTGACtgacataaaacataaaaaatacagtTACAATGTTTCATGCCTCATGTAAATGTTAATCCATGCAGATGTTCTTCTGGAATTCCATATTTCTCCCAGATGTATGTCTAGAACATCACAGAAATACTGAAATCATGCAGATTTTCAGTCATGCATATAAATGCAATAGCAAACCAACAGGTAACACCAGCCTCTCGTCTGTGAGGGACTGGAGTTCCTGGAAGTTGAAGTCGAACTCATCATCCTGGGCCAGGTGCTGCAGCTCATCCTTGTTCCGGAAATGCCGGACCTTGATGGCCCTCCCAGCTAGGTGCGAGTGCATCAGAACCGCGAATATCCGGATCCCGCTCGGCATCTCGTGCTCCAGGGACTTAAAAGAACCACAAAACACAAAGGCATTGCTTTAGGTACGAGGACAGCAGCACAAGACATGACAGGATGTTATACACGACTAAATGGATCGTTTTTTTTGGTCGGGTTGTATTTAGGTTTGGTcggtatctaatttttcatacaaTCATACATTATACCACAATATATTCTGATATTTTGTAATCTGCAAAATTTTATGATGAGGGactcccccaccccagcctgCTATACCCAAAATACCACAGTACACCCAAAATACCGTGGTATACCATATTACTGTAGTGCCCATCTGTCCAAGCCCAGTTGTGGCCAGTCGCATCCCAGTGAGTGCTTCGAAAGACTTGGAAATAAAACCATTGCCATCGATTTCTGACGGCCCAGACAGACTGCAGGACTCCAGGCCCGTACCTCCTGAAGACACTCCTTGGTGCAGTGTCCCTCCGAGACAAATTCCGGGAGGCCCGGGGGGAGCATGTGGTAGAGGCTGACCCACACGCCCGTCTCGATTACCCCCGCGTCGTACCGTCTCAGCACCGGAGTGTAGAAAAACCGTAGGCCTGAGCTGTCCACCACTCCTACAGTGGGGACATGGTCAGCAATGGTTCAGAGAGGACTGGGGCTCATCTGACGTAAACATTAACAGAGGGGTAAACACAGGGACAGTGAGGATATATCATTATATTCACCATGATAAAAGAGAATTTGGGGGAAGTTGTGTAGGAGGCCCTTGTTGATGTACCTTGTTGTAAGGATGGATTGTCGTAGTGGACCTCCATCAGGACGTAAAGCGGGTCCATGGAAGTGCCGATGGAGAGCCCGACGTGCTTTGGGTAGGCGAAGCCCTTCGCAACCAACAGAGAAACAAGGTGACAGCAACAGATATTAGCAATGTACGTAAAGCGGGTCAAGTACCACGGCATAAACAGGCACATGGGCCACATCGCCCAATCATAGCTCAGCAACTCTACTCTAGCATTTAGGACTTGTACCCAGAATGCCGTGAGGCATCTGCTGTGCCTGGAGAAATGTGCTCCAGCATTGCTGTTCACTTCTGGCAGAAGACTGaggatacatacatacagtgtaCATGTGAAGGATTGTATAAAAGCATAAGCTAGCAAAGAAAAAAGGGTTTGCTCAGCtaaatattataaattaatcaacaTTCACACTGCACAGTGCAGGCATTTTCTACACTAATCTGGGCCAGATGCCCAGCTCAGTTGTGTTTTATGGGCAGAGCCTAATATCCTAAATGTtgctactttattttataagtATCTCATTACTAATTTAGTGCCGTCTATTTAAGATTTTTAAGGACTGGTAATGAGATACATATAAAAATACTATTATTCCTACAATGGGACATAAAATTGTACTGGTACTTACTTCCCAGGTTTAGTGTTATTTTCATACATAACCATTTACATGTCAGAAATCTCATGAAAGTCAAAAAGCTGAACCAGTAAGCAGTCGGCACAGACCACAAACCTCCCCTCCTGTTGCCCAGGCGAAGATGACAGTCTCACAGGTGAGAAATGAGTCAGGCATGTTTGGGTGGTAGCACTCATGGCCTGGATCTTGCTCGCTCGCATTCACATTTCTGTCACACTGGTACAGCAAAATGTGGTGGACCAAGTTCTCGTGGCCTTTCTCGATCATGGGCTCGACCTAGGAAAGTGAAGAACGACCACACACGTTCACAGGCCATTTAACAGCCTCGGGAAACAGGAATATAAGGGAAAACGAGATCATCCCATGCAAcggaaacaacaacaacaaaaaaaaccccattTCTTTTTTAATGGAGACTTCGGCATTGAAGTGAAACCCACACAAAAGCAGAGCAATGACATCATGCTGTGAGGCCTCTTTTAAGATCAGCAGGAGACGAGACCAAAGCGTGGCCTGTGACCGTcgcataaatatttaaacattccTACTTCAGTTTTCCTTCAGATTTGTTTGCCCACATCCGCTCAGCCAATATGCGATGCTTGAAGCTACAGCTTTATGCTAAGTTCATATGAAGAAGATGATGGGTTGGTCTCTTTTTAAGCTAAAATAAAGCATCACTGAACTGAGGGTGTTATTATGTTTTCAGCAACCAGACTCGGAAATTTTTGTGTTCGCCTGTCAAACATTGCAGGGTTTTCAGAGAACGTTAATACTGTTCACCAATACGATCGTAAACTACTTGTAAACTgtgatataaaataaatgtaaaatctaCACTCATTGGTACAAGTGCCCGTTTTAAATAATTCCACAAGATGGACGTGTCCGGGCGCCAGTTTAGAGGATGTGAGGAGTATTTCACATCGACTTCATCCTTTACACGTCACAACATCAGCATTTCTCAGCCAGCCCAGTTTCTAACCGAAGCTGTTTCTGATAAAACCTCTTAGGCAGGTTTCACAAATGTGGTCCCCGTCCAGCCTGCCGGAATGAAAGAAATGCCCCCAAGTGGCATGTCAGCTGGCGTAACACATGGCAGAAAGACGCCCGCTCCCTACAGCCTGTCAGAAACACGTCGGCCCGATCAAAAGTGAGATCTCGCAGATTATGTGTTCTGCCGTATCTGCGTGTCAGactcttcgggggggggggctgagctgtAGGTACTGGCATCACATCCAAACTCTCTAGAGTCGCCCCTAATTATTACCAGACCTTCGTTCCGGCACTGTTTTCACTGCAAATTGCTGCAGACTTTAATGAATACCGGTCCCAAGTCAATTACGGGAGGCGTTTAACTGCTCTTGCCTGTACTCCAGTGAGAAAGCTGCTGCCTTCAGTTCTTCAGGCTCAGGCTTTTTCCACTGACCCTGATTGGTCAAGATGGAGGAAACAGACAGGGCATCGATGCAGTGACAGGGCATCGATGCAGTGACAGGGCATCGATGCAGTGACAGCAGGTGGTGTCAGAATGCCTTAGCTATGTCTTCACTGAATGCACGGCTTCATTGGTGCCTCTGTGTGGCTCATCATCTGGCTGGAAAAAATACTAATATTTTGTCTGATAAGCTTTAAAAAGAAATTTTCTTTATACCTACTTAATTGGGGGTggtgtatgccccccccccccctccaattttGTATGTCttaaaaggagagagagagagaggcatttCAATGTACTTATGCAAATACAGGATTATTTCATCATTAATGAGTCACTCCTCTCATACGAAACCAGCCTTACTGCAGATATCGGTTTATAAAGATTAACAATCCATACAAAGATCTGTGATGTTTAGTTATTCCAGGTCTACTTTCGATAAGATAACTGACGTGACTAGTGGTTCTAATTTAACTTTTTACTATTTACTAGAACTTGCTGACATAATGTTAATTGTTACGATCGTGTAAGCGCCCGGAGCGTAGACAAATACACAGGAAGCCGGGGATCAGGAacacaggggctgaccctgacagttaATTTTTATACTGGGAATTTATCTTTGTCTAATGAATGACATAAAAACCAGAAGAGAAATCTGAGTGATTTATAACCGCCTTTATATATTTTGTCTACACATTCCGAAAGAATGTATCATCAGCCACCAAATAAGAAATGCAGTGGAACTATTTTTTTCAAACAATTACATCACTATTCTAGCCAAAGAGGCTTAAAACGGATACAGGGCAGTCTCTGTTCTCGTGTGGCCTAATTAGTATCAACTGATGAAGGAAGCTagagtacagtacagtacaggacACAGGCCCGAGGAAGCGATTCCCATTCATTGAGTTCCCAAAATATTTAAGGTCAAGGGCTAAGTAGCCATGGCAACATGAAATTCCTATTCTCCTGCTGTCATTTTCACAGTTTTTAAACCCACTTGTATCAAAATGAATATCAACATCTGATTTTATGGTACTCTGTTATAAAATACAAGATGTACTTTCATAATAAATTAAACTAATAATATAATATGAGTAGATATGAATAGTTGATGAATAACACAAGAATGAACAACACCTGCGAAATCTCTCCAGTCTCCTTTCAAATTTCTCCTCATAGCAGACGCCTCGACTGCGCCCGCTCCCTGTAATCCTGAGAGGATTTGCAGCAGACCATGTGACTGCTCTTGATACTTATCATTTGAATGATTTACCCAGGTTTGTAATCAGCAATTATCCAAATAAAAACAGCAGGTGCGGACATGAAACAATCAAAGTTGGGAGGGGAGTGTCTGCCGGCGACGACAGACGCCGAGGAACTGACAGATGATTTGTAGGCCAGGTGGAACGATCTGACAGCTCCACTCTTACCCCTGAGCGTGAATCGGTAATCCTGATTTGCTACTGTTCACTCATCTCTACCCACAAACATCACACAAGACACAGTCCATAAAAGACACAGACGTGGTTTTAATAATCTCTCCTAAAGGATCAGATACATAGATATCAGGTTACTCACTgctataatgtgatgtttcctctgtacTTCTGGGATTTTAAACAACTGACACCAGTAGGTCGTGTCCTTAAAGGGCACGGGCACCTGTCTTAatagaaacagaaaaacaggTTAAAATCTTCCCTCAAGGTCAAATGAGTGAATTTATTATTGGACGTTGTTATTCTCAAATCAGCAAAATCGAAATCCAGCAGAATGATTGGCTCTGCTGCAGAATCTCTCTTAAAAAATCTGCTGCTCATTTCAGGCTTATAAAGGAGAAACATATGAGAAGACGAGAGTAGTAGATTTCATCAAAACATCGCCCAGAGTATCGAAAGCAGTGCATTTTTCCTAACGTCCATCCCACTCACGTTGAAGTTCTGCAACTCGAAAAAGTCCGTCCCCGCGGGAATGTCGGTGGTGTCCCTGTGGTTGAGCAGCCTCAGGCTCTTCCGTCCTCGGTTACTGCCGTGGTACTTGGGCCCAGAGAGCCCGATGTCTTCAGTGTGGTACGCCCAGATCACCCGCACTGTGCTCTCCTGGGCCCAACACCAAAAAGACAAATCGGTCTTTACATTATGCTCTCACAATGCTTGTCCCAAGCCTTAAATCAAAATCTACAGTCCTCTCCAAGAACTAGAGGACTTGATGGGAGAGGGAGAAACTGCCAGAATCCAAGGAAAGCGCAAAACCACTGACTATACTGGGGTCGGACACAACATCTCAACAAACAATAATCATTTCAAAATCACTGCACTTTCTAAACTGCACTCTACTCAAACATACCAGTCtgcccaaaaaaattacacttaCTGGTACTTATTCATACTTATTTAGATATGCAGCATAATTCAAATTCcctttaaatattattcacgttttcttatgaccaatatactaaaaatgtcCAGAGTATGAAGAATTCCTAATAAAATGTATCACTAATTTGAGCTAGGTGTTATATGCAAGTAGGCTACGGTACTGTTTGTTTTACAAATGGAGGTTTTGCTTTTTCCTTTCTCACTAGGGTCACTtgtgcacacacacgtgcgTGTGCACAGACTCATACATGCCAGTCCACATGTGTGCAGCAAGGGCCCTCGGGGGTGCGCGGTCGTGCTCCACGTGCGCTGTCCGTACCGTGATATCCTTGTCCCTCCGGTCGCAGGTGCGGAGCTCTCTGCTAAAGCCCAGGACAGTGTGAGTGAGGTTCTCCATGGCGTACTCCAGCCTGTAGTTCTGCTCTGGGTCTCTGTGAACTTTCCTCTTGGAGTCTGTAAAACAGTCCTGGGAAAATCGGGGCAGCGAATGACCAACAGACTTCTCTGGACGGACAGCTCTTCCCtgattaaaaaaa
This window of the Paramormyrops kingsleyae isolate MSU_618 chromosome 19, PKINGS_0.4, whole genome shotgun sequence genome carries:
- the moxd1 gene encoding DBH-like monooxygenase protein 1 homolog: MPGPKYVCSLVFLTTFRFSAVLSSGIGFKHSAILDSHGKYRIKWKHHETTITFEMEVETTGYVGFGFSPNGEMALSDIVIGGVENGKPYIQDCFTDSKRKVHRDPEQNYRLEYAMENLTHTVLGFSRELRTCDRRDKDITESTVRVIWAYHTEDIGLSGPKYHGSNRGRKSLRLLNHRDTTDIPAGTDFFELQNFNVPVPFKDTTYWCQLFKIPEVQRKHHIIAVEPMIEKGHENLVHHILLYQCDRNVNASEQDPGHECYHPNMPDSFLTCETVIFAWATGGEGFAYPKHVGLSIGTSMDPLYVLMEVHYDNPSLQQGVVDSSGLRFFYTPVLRRYDAGVIETGVWVSLYHMLPPGLPEFVSEGHCTKECLQESLEHEMPSGIRIFAVLMHSHLAGRAIKVRHFRNKDELQHLAQDDEFDFNFQELQSLTDERLVLPGDSLITECKYNTEGRENMTWGGLSTRDEMCLSYMLYYPRINLARCESLPEISGQLKFIGVKKIQEPVTTWPFYIKSPRRYSNLSFTEAMDKFKWSKKRGKAFNEVVLQLPMNLRCSKHSQDEWSIQGTLMSPPKIRAKARPPPSPCSEVSTLSGGPALTPTLLCSLFSFATLFSAD